The following proteins are encoded in a genomic region of Triticum dicoccoides isolate Atlit2015 ecotype Zavitan chromosome 1B, WEW_v2.0, whole genome shotgun sequence:
- the LOC119322123 gene encoding transcription termination factor MTEF18, mitochondrial-like, with product MLLESYHALCSYSIARRKIGRIYWNATEVFSLGQGVLASKLEALEGLGFSKASVIKLVVSTPTVLVHDPAVELKTFLLWLDDIGIQRDWICQFLSERVSYNWPKMVQALQSLSDLGFTKDDIGKVVRKNPHLLLEQSGGELHSTVDTMQRVGSGKRELLDLFLNHPNVNSVDVGWNISKGSCFLHDIGISYGDVKKILDSDGWMFGAAPMKATSTILAQLNVGKARLRKIIMEEPRQSLNYTIGSKVSRLPRCKPEPCLKEKREFLRRIGFIEGSEDMEKALKAIRGKGANLQARYNKLVEKGVDPEHVAHMVKVAPRILNQKTDALAYKISFLVHVAGYPLSALPAFPRYLEFTVHRSKLKMLMYSWLLERGLAAPRLTLSTVLASSETEFIKAHHVYKVPMGRDVWWKLKREGGSFGQEEIRWLRHRCNLDDSRIECMI from the coding sequence ATGCTGCTCGAGAGCTACCATGCACTATGCAGTTACAGCATCGCACGCCGCAAGATTGGAAGAATATACTGGAATGCTACCGAGGTGTTTAGTCTTGGCCAGGGCGTTCTTGCATCTAAGCTCGAGGCCCTTGAGGGTCTAGGCTTCAGTAAGGCCAGTGTGATCAAACTAGTGGTCTCTACTCCGACCGTGTTGGTTCATGACCCAGCTGTGGAACTGAAGACGTTCTTGCTGTGGCTGGACGACATTGGGATTCAGCGAGACTGGATCTGCCAGTTCTTATCTGAAAGGGTGTCCTATAATTGGCCAAAAATGGTCCAAGCTCTTCAGTCCTTGAGTGATCTGGGGTTCACCAAGGATGACATTGGTAAAGTGGTGAGGAAAAATCCACATTTGTTGTTGGAACAGTCTGGTGGGGAACTACATTCCACAGTTGacaccatgcaaagggttggatctgGAAAAAGGGAGTTACTTGATCTTTTTCTGAACCACCCCAATGTTAACAGCGTGGATGTCGGTTGGAACATATCGAAGGGATCATGTTTCTTACATGACATTGGCATAAGCTATGGTGATGTGAAGAAGATTTTGGATTCTGATGGATGGATGTTCGGTGCTGCCCCCATGAAAGCCACGAGCACCATTCTTGCGCAACTCAATGTGGGGAAGGCACGGCTGCGAAAGATCATAATGGAGGAACCACGTCAGTCGCTGAATTATACGATTGGCTCAAAGGTCAGCAGACTACCGAGATGTAAACCTGAACCCTGTCTCAAGGAGAAGAGGGAATTCTTAAGACGCATAGGATTCATTGAAGGCTCGGAAGATATGGAGAAGGCGCTCAAAGCTATCCGTGGAAAAGGCGCCAACCTGCAAGCTCGGTACAACAAACTAGTGGAGAAAGGGGTGGACCCAGAACATGTAGCCCACATGGTGAAGGTTGCTCCTCGGATTCTGAATCAGAAGACGGACGCCCTTGCTTATAAGATATCCTTCCTTGTGCATGTGGCGGGTTATCCCCTGAGTGCTCTGCCTGCGTTCCCACGGTACCTAGAGTTCACCGTGCACAGAAGCAAACTTAAGATGCTGATGTACAGCTGGCTGCTAGAAAGGGGGCTGGCTGCACCCCGACTTACTCTAAGCACGGTCCTAGCTTCCTCTGAAACAGAATTCATCAAGGCTCATCATGTATATAAGGTTCCCATGGGCCGTGACGTTTGGTGGAAGCTCAAGCGTGAGGGAGGTAGCTTCGGCCAAGAGGAGATCAGATGGCTGCGACACAGGTGCAACTTGGATGATAGTCGAATCGAATGTATGATTTga
- the LOC119302161 gene encoding protein Rf1, mitochondrial-like codes for MNCCCRVCRPDLGFALFGRLLRRGLKTDDIVTNTLLKCLCCAKRTDEAVSVLLHRMSKLGCVPDVISYNTVLKSLCDNSSSQRALDLLQMMTKGGGCSPDVVTYNTVIHGFLQEGEVSKACDRYHEMVQQGVLHDVVTYNSILDALCKAGAMDKAELFLQQMVDDDIRPNEVTYNAMIHGYSTLGQWKRATQMFREMTSRGLAPNIVTWSSLMTSLCKHGRSKEAAEIFIPWLQKATSLTSLRIVFCFTGMPLRDSLQI; via the coding sequence ATGAACTGCTGCTGCCGCGTCTGTCGTCCAGACCTTGGGTTTGCCTTATTTGGCCGCCTCCTAAGGAGAGGCCTCAAAACAGATGATATCGTCACCAACACCCTCCTCAAGTGCCTCTGCTGCGCAAAACGGACAGACGAGGCTGTCAGCGTGCTGCTTCATAGGATGTCCAAGCTTGGTTGTGTGCCTGATGTCATCTCATACAACACAGTTCTTAAGAGCTTATGTGATAATAGCAGCAGCCAGCGGGCGCTCGACCTCCTTCAGATGATGACGAAAGGAGGTGGCTGCTCCCCTGACGTAGTGACATACAACACGGTCATCCATGGCTTCCTGCAGGAAGGGGAAGTAAGCAAGGCATGCGATCGATACCATGAAATGGTGCAGCAAGGGGTTCTGCATGATGTGGTGACATATAATTCGATTCTTGATGCGCTGTGCAAGGCAGGAGCTATGGACAAGGCTGAGTTGTTCCTTCAGCAGATGGTTGATGATGATATTCGACCGAATGAAGTGACATATAATGCAATGATCCATGGATATTCCACTTTGGGCCAGTGGAAAAGGGCGACTCAAATGTTTAGAGAAATGACAAGCCGTGGTCTTGCTCCAAATATTGTTACTTGGAGCTCGTTGATGACCTCCCTCTGCAAGCATGGAAGAAGCAAAGAAGCTGCAGAAATTTTCATTCCATGGCTGCAAAAGGCCACAAGCCTAACATCGTTACGTATCGTGTTCTGCTTCACGGGTATGCCGCTGAGGGATTCTTTGCAGATATGA